The following is a genomic window from Solenopsis invicta isolate M01_SB unplaced genomic scaffold, UNIL_Sinv_3.0 scaffold_915, whole genome shotgun sequence.
CGCAATTTAACAAAGGTTACCACTACATTCTTACCGTTATTGATGTGCTGAGCAAGTATGCATGGGCCATGCCGTTGAAAACTAAGAGTGGAACTGAGATGGCTGCAGCGATATCAAAGATAATTCGAGGCGATGGAAGAtgtccaaaaaatttgcaaaccgacatgggaaaagaattttacaatgcaAACGTGCAAGAACTTTTGAAAAAACATGACATTAATCGCTATTCTATGTATTCTGTAATGAAGGCGTCGGTGGTTGAATGGTTCAACCGTACATTGAAGAACAACATGTGGAAACAGTTTACACTCAATGGAA
Proteins encoded in this region:
- the LOC120360047 gene encoding uncharacterized protein LOC120360047, producing the protein MSKKKSSEKQRLVEEPHAPARRNFPRSHVIVYGYDDLWQEDVVEMRPYTQFNKGYHYILTVIDVLSKYAWAMPLKTKSGTEMAAAISKIIRGDGRCPKNLQTDMGKEFYNANVQELLKKHDINRYSMYSVMKASVVEWFN